From a single Dromaius novaehollandiae isolate bDroNov1 chromosome 13, bDroNov1.hap1, whole genome shotgun sequence genomic region:
- the SLC38A8 gene encoding solute carrier family 38 member 8, whose product MEKVAGESVRLLDKPAAGSPNLSSAGAVFIMLKSALGAGLLNFPWAFNKAGGIAPAVLVELGSLVFLVSGLAVLGYASSLSTQSTYQGVIREVCGTAVGKLCEVCFILNLFMISVAFLRVVGDQLEKLCDSFYPNGTLSGEGPSPQHWYADQRFTLSALCVLVIFPLSVPKEIGFQKYSSILGTLAACYLTLVIVIKYHLQAESLSLREPPHPSRASSWASMFSVIPTICFGFQCHEACVAIYSSMRNQNFSHWVAVSVLSMLICLLIYSLTGLYGYLTFGEDVAADILMSYPGNDAVVIVARLLFGISIVTIYPIVVLLGRSVVRDVWVNPKRGAVPVAEVHERRTRVALTVSWIAATLAIALFVPDIGKVIGLIGGISAFFIFIFPGLCLVCMMGTEAVGPRKRAALVAWGVLSVLCGAFVCGQSTAGAAMELLRRA is encoded by the exons ATGGAGAAGGTGGCAGGGGAGAGCGTGCGCTTGTTAGACAagccggcggcgggcagccccaACCTCTCCTCTGCCGGAGCTGTCTTCATCATGCTGAAATCAGCCCTTGGAGCAGGGCTGCTGAATTTCCCCTGGGCATTCAACAAAGCTGGCGGGATCGCGCCGGCCGTTCTCGTGGAGCTG GGCTCATTAGTCTTCCTTGTCAGCGGGCTGGCGGTGCTGGGCTACGCTTCATCCCTCAGCACGCAGTCCACGTACCAGGGCGTCATCCGGGAGGTTTGTGGCACGGCCGTGGGGAAGCTCTGTGAGGTTTGCTTCATCCTCAACCTCTTCATGATCTCCGTGGCCTTCCTAAGGGTCGTGGGTGACCAGCTGGAGAAAT TGTGCGACTCCTTCTACCCCAACGGCACGCTGAGCGGGGAGGGACCGTCGCCGCAGCACTGGTACGCGGACCAGCGCTTCACCCTCTCGGCGCTCTGCGTCCTGGTGATCTTCCCTCTCTCCGTCCCCAAGGAGATCGGCTTCCAGAAGTACTCCAG CATCCTGGGCACGTTAGCCGCCTGCTACCTCACCCTGGTCATCGTCATAAAGTACCATCTGCAAGCGGAGAGTCTCAGCTTGCGtgagcccccccatccctccag GGCTTCCTCCTGGGCCTCCATGTTCAGCGTCATCCCAACCATCTGCTTCGGTTTTCAG TGCCACGAAGCTTGTGTGGCCATCTACAGCAGCATGCGCAACCAGAACTTCTCCCACTGGGTCGCCGTCTCCGTGCTCTCCATGCTCATCTGCCTGCTCATTTACTCCCTCACAG GGCTGTATGGTTACCTGACCTTTGGCGAGGACGTGGCGGCTGACATCCTCATGTCCTACCCAGGGAATGACGCAGTTGTCATCGTCGCCCGCCTGCTCTTCGGCATCTCCATCGTGACCATTTACCCCATCGTCGTGCTGCTGGGCAG GTCCGTTGTCCGGGACGTGTGGGTGAACCCCAAGCGCGGGGCCGTGCCGGTGGCTGAGGTGCACGAGCGGCGGACCCGGGTGGCGCTGACCGTCTCGTGGATCGCGGCAACGCTTGCCATCGCTTTGTTCGTCCCGGATATTGGCAAGGTCATCGGGCTCATCGGGGGCATCAGCGCGTTCTTCATCTTCATTTTCCCAG GGCTGTGCTTGGTGTGCATGATGGGAACCGAAGCCGTCGGGCCAAGGAAGCG GGCCGCGCTCGTCGCCTGGGGCGTCCTCTCGGTGCTGTGCGGCGCCTTCGTCTGCGGGCAGAGCACGGCCGGCGCCGCCATGGAGCTGCTGCGCCGCGCGTAG